One Oscillospiraceae bacterium genomic region harbors:
- a CDS encoding isocitrate lyase/PEP mutase family protein: MILPYILTPEAKVPAADRLRAMFNDDKVRIVPELADCMGAKAAEMNGFEVIMVSSGDLACAMTGIPDLQLLSIDDFVRVTEQITHMTPMPLIIDADDGFGLGRALNAQYGCMRIMQAGAAGVLVTDTSELGRKGQLPIPDACLRFRAARAGLDANGQHGFLIARCDSDIINDFEETVERCAAYIDAGADMLCVLWMHKIHSRTQKIEAMRNLRDALNAKGGKYANFPMWYPDLCGKAHDPEEVSMQDLKDLGVYKLTGIHFSCHAAMLAMLDVGRHVLMEQSNDYVDYHFDDTGYKTFTTMSMFGLTDGSWVEAENAFVREPQDSIAQRNADYFVREEDVHNPDKQS, encoded by the coding sequence ATGATCTTACCGTATATTCTGACACCTGAAGCAAAGGTGCCTGCCGCCGACCGTCTGCGTGCGATGTTCAACGATGATAAAGTCCGTATTGTTCCGGAGCTGGCCGACTGCATGGGAGCCAAGGCTGCCGAAATGAACGGCTTCGAGGTCATCATGGTTTCCAGCGGTGACCTGGCCTGCGCCATGACCGGCATCCCCGATCTGCAGCTGCTCTCCATCGACGATTTCGTCCGCGTGACCGAGCAGATCACCCACATGACCCCGATGCCCCTGATTATCGATGCCGATGACGGTTTTGGTCTGGGCCGCGCCCTCAACGCACAGTATGGCTGCATGCGCATCATGCAGGCTGGCGCTGCCGGTGTTCTGGTCACCGATACCTCTGAACTGGGCCGTAAGGGTCAGCTGCCCATCCCTGATGCCTGCCTGCGTTTCCGCGCAGCCCGCGCCGGTCTGGACGCTAACGGTCAGCATGGTTTCCTGATTGCCCGCTGCGACAGCGACATCATCAACGACTTTGAAGAGACGGTCGAGCGCTGCGCTGCTTATATTGACGCCGGTGCTGATATGCTCTGCGTGCTGTGGATGCACAAGATTCACAGCCGCACGCAGAAAATCGAGGCCATGCGTAATCTGCGGGATGCCCTGAACGCCAAGGGCGGCAAGTACGCAAACTTCCCGATGTGGTATCCTGACCTGTGCGGCAAAGCACACGATCCCGAAGAGGTTTCGATGCAGGATCTGAAAGATTTGGGAGTCTACAAGCTGACAGGTATCCACTTCAGCTGCCACGCCGCTATGCTGGCTATGCTGGATGTCGGTCGCCACGTACTGATGGAGCAGAGCAACGACTACGTTGATTACCACTTTGATGACACCGGCTACAAGACCTTCACCACGATGAGCATGTTCGGCCTGACGGACGGCAGCTGGGTCGAAGCAGAGAACGCCTTCGTGCGTGAGCCGCAGGACTCCATTGCCCAGCGCAATGCTGACTACTTCGTCCGCGAAGAGGATGTCCACAATCCCGACAAGCAGTCCTAA
- a CDS encoding isocitrate lyase/phosphoenolpyruvate mutase family protein: MSSKKTLRQILDASDKCFLVPCVYDCASNHAVEMCGFPVSLLSGGEVSISRNGVIDYGFTNLTDLEEVISRVATTSAIPLIADIEDGFGGPLAVYRAAKRLAAAGAAAVQLEDSADMEESTKILPRDKYMAKVRAALEALEGTDCLLIARSNADPADPEQMKEGCERLQEAIDLGKERGMYVLAMMVLVGNVEQATEMAKIVTGPKIFADVRAYKGEDGHYHPSVTMEELTPLGFKMCSSHYTMKAAMEGMLEHGLANFKNQSVAYSFETAPASHIESFSASGMWDPQAYLALENKFTGGDKEYTIVGHQVEDYPKGFARFDISERL, translated from the coding sequence ATGTCCAGCAAAAAAACACTGCGGCAGATCCTGGATGCATCCGATAAATGCTTCCTGGTTCCCTGCGTTTATGACTGCGCTTCTAACCATGCCGTTGAGATGTGCGGTTTCCCTGTGAGCCTGCTCTCCGGTGGTGAGGTTTCCATCTCCCGCAACGGCGTGATTGACTATGGTTTCACCAACCTGACCGACCTGGAAGAGGTCATCAGCCGTGTTGCCACCACCAGCGCCATTCCCCTGATTGCTGATATTGAGGATGGCTTCGGCGGCCCTCTGGCCGTTTACCGTGCAGCCAAGCGTCTGGCCGCTGCCGGTGCCGCTGCTGTGCAGCTGGAGGACTCCGCTGATATGGAGGAATCCACCAAGATTCTGCCCCGTGATAAGTACATGGCCAAGGTTCGCGCAGCGCTTGAGGCTCTGGAGGGCACCGATTGCCTGCTGATTGCCCGCAGCAATGCCGATCCCGCCGACCCCGAGCAGATGAAGGAAGGCTGCGAGCGCCTGCAGGAGGCTATCGACCTCGGCAAAGAGCGCGGCATGTACGTCCTCGCTATGATGGTTCTGGTCGGCAATGTAGAGCAGGCCACCGAAATGGCCAAGATCGTCACCGGCCCGAAGATTTTCGCTGACGTTCGTGCTTACAAGGGCGAGGATGGTCATTATCATCCGTCTGTCACGATGGAAGAACTCACCCCGCTGGGCTTCAAGATGTGCAGCAGCCACTACACCATGAAGGCAGCCATGGAAGGCATGCTGGAACATGGCCTGGCCAACTTCAAGAATCAGAGCGTTGCCTACAGCTTTGAAACTGCCCCGGCTTCTCATATCGAAAGCTTCTCCGCTTCCGGCATGTGGGACCCGCAGGCTTACCTGGCCCTGGAGAACAAGTTCACCGGCGGCGACAAGGAATACACCATCGTCGGCCACCAGGTCGAGGATTACCCGAAGGGCTTTGCCCGCTTTGATATCAGCGAACGTCTGTAA
- a CDS encoding cupin domain-containing protein: protein MIRRSEEKQSVRKPAPFNGVGEITVRSLLNGPEEMSQKGRVFGHTTVYPGSEIGYHIHTGDSETYYILSGKGLYNDNGTEVEIGAGDVTYCAPGEGHGLKCLGNEPVEMIALILYE, encoded by the coding sequence ATGATCCGTCGCAGTGAAGAAAAGCAATCCGTCCGCAAGCCCGCCCCGTTTAACGGCGTGGGCGAAATCACCGTCCGCAGCCTGCTGAACGGCCCCGAGGAAATGAGCCAGAAGGGCCGCGTGTTTGGCCACACCACCGTCTACCCCGGCAGTGAGATCGGCTACCATATCCACACAGGCGACAGCGAGACCTATTACATCCTGAGCGGCAAGGGCCTGTACAACGACAACGGCACCGAGGTAGAGATCGGCGCCGGTGACGTGACCTACTGCGCCCCCGGCGAGGGCCACGGCCTGAAATGCCTGGGTAACGAGCCGGTCGAGATGATCGCACTCATCCTGTATGAATAA
- a CDS encoding beta-galactosidase produces the protein MTPELNWLTDPTVFAVNRLDAHSDHVCYKTEAEAETGLTSLRQSLDGAWRFAWSANPAARPADFYKPDADLTAFGTIRVPGHIELQGYGQIQYTNTLYPWDGRAALRPPQINWDDDPVGSYVKEFDLDEDLRGQRVCVSFQGVEQAMYLWCNGRFVGYAEDTFTPSEFDLTPYIQETGNRLCVEVYKRSSAAWIEDQDFFRFSGIFRSVYLYAKPKVHVRDIWLKAELLSGNTTGQLTPVIKLDGETEGAKVHLRLTDREGYALYDDFTDGSAITLEGIHPWSHEKPILYHAVLTLQDASGAVQEVVPYDIGFRRFEMLNGVMCLNGKRIVFNGVNRHEWNPKKGRAIDADDMHAAMAVFKKNNINAVRTCHYPNQSLWYDLCDQNGIYMIDETNLESHGSWQKLGTVEPSWNVPGSLPEWRDCVVDRARSMFERDKNHAAVLIWSCGNESYAGKDIRAMANFFRANDPGRLVHYEGVFHCREFDDISDMESRMYAKPSEIIAYMAEHPAKPFILCEYMHDMGNSLGGMESYVALIEKYKKYQGGFIWDYMDQALWHPNTQNDSILGYGGDFGDRTTDYNFSGNGIVYADGTEKPAMQEVRYWYNTPARRNAQDARNKMEVARSAAALRTAWDKRRRLPLTVICGDGNIGVKGSGFELLFSIPEQGPVSLRKDGKEWLWRAPTPAFWRASTDNDRGCGFPQHASAWMAADVFLRKEGCTVLEKSEQRVQICYKYSVPLVPGAGVEITYTVEPQAALRVDAVYHGVPGAPELPCFGVKFQTFAPVARAQWTGLSGETYPDRYKGGVFGCHEEVPHIAPALVPQDCGLHMDTQQVVLQLADGSELTLEQTGEPFAFSALPNTAQEIEAAQHISELPNTGRTSITVLGAVRGVGGIDSWGTDVEKPYHIPGDRDHSVSFRIVF, from the coding sequence ATGACACCCGAACTGAACTGGCTGACCGACCCCACCGTGTTTGCCGTGAACCGGCTGGATGCCCACTCTGACCATGTCTGCTATAAAACCGAGGCGGAGGCCGAAACCGGCCTGACCTCGCTGCGGCAGTCGCTGGACGGTGCCTGGCGCTTCGCCTGGAGTGCTAACCCCGCCGCACGCCCGGCGGATTTCTATAAGCCGGATGCCGACCTGACCGCCTTTGGCACCATCCGCGTGCCCGGGCACATTGAACTGCAGGGCTACGGGCAGATTCAGTACACCAACACCCTCTACCCTTGGGATGGCCGTGCCGCCCTGCGTCCGCCGCAGATCAATTGGGATGATGACCCCGTAGGCAGCTACGTCAAAGAGTTCGACCTGGACGAGGACCTGCGCGGCCAGCGGGTGTGCGTCAGCTTCCAGGGTGTGGAGCAGGCTATGTACCTTTGGTGCAACGGCCGGTTCGTCGGTTATGCCGAGGATACGTTTACTCCGTCTGAATTCGACCTGACACCCTATATTCAAGAGACCGGCAACCGTCTGTGTGTCGAGGTCTACAAGCGCAGCAGTGCCGCTTGGATCGAGGATCAGGACTTCTTCCGCTTCTCCGGCATCTTCCGCTCAGTGTATCTCTACGCTAAGCCCAAGGTGCATGTCCGGGACATCTGGCTCAAAGCCGAATTGCTGTCCGGCAACACCACCGGCCAGCTGACACCTGTCATCAAGCTGGACGGCGAGACCGAGGGTGCCAAGGTGCATCTGCGCCTGACTGACCGCGAGGGCTATGCCCTGTATGATGACTTTACCGATGGCAGCGCCATCACGCTGGAGGGCATCCACCCCTGGAGCCACGAAAAGCCGATCCTGTACCACGCCGTGCTGACCCTGCAGGATGCCAGCGGCGCTGTGCAGGAGGTCGTGCCCTACGACATTGGTTTCCGCCGGTTCGAGATGCTGAACGGTGTCATGTGCTTAAACGGCAAGCGCATCGTGTTCAACGGCGTCAACCGCCACGAGTGGAACCCCAAAAAAGGCCGCGCCATTGATGCGGACGACATGCACGCCGCCATGGCCGTGTTCAAGAAAAACAACATCAATGCCGTGCGCACCTGCCACTATCCCAACCAGAGTTTGTGGTATGACCTGTGTGACCAAAACGGCATCTACATGATCGACGAGACCAACCTGGAAAGCCACGGCAGCTGGCAAAAGCTGGGCACCGTGGAACCCAGCTGGAACGTGCCCGGCAGCCTGCCGGAATGGCGGGACTGCGTGGTCGACCGCGCCCGCAGCATGTTTGAACGGGACAAAAACCACGCAGCTGTGCTGATCTGGTCCTGCGGCAACGAGAGCTACGCCGGCAAGGACATCCGTGCTATGGCGAACTTCTTCCGCGCCAATGACCCAGGCCGCCTGGTGCATTACGAGGGCGTCTTCCACTGCCGTGAGTTCGATGACATCAGCGATATGGAAAGCCGCATGTACGCCAAGCCGTCCGAAATCATCGCCTACATGGCCGAACACCCGGCTAAACCGTTCATTTTGTGTGAGTACATGCACGATATGGGCAACTCCCTGGGCGGCATGGAAAGCTATGTGGCCCTGATCGAAAAGTACAAAAAGTACCAGGGCGGCTTCATCTGGGATTATATGGACCAGGCCCTTTGGCACCCAAATACCCAAAATGACAGTATACTGGGATATGGCGGCGATTTTGGCGACCGTACAACAGATTACAACTTCAGCGGCAACGGCATTGTCTATGCCGATGGCACCGAGAAGCCTGCTATGCAGGAGGTACGCTACTGGTACAACACCCCTGCCCGCCGCAATGCCCAGGATGCCCGCAACAAAATGGAGGTTGCCCGCAGTGCCGCCGCCCTGCGCACCGCCTGGGATAAGCGCCGCCGATTGCCCCTGACCGTGATCTGCGGCGATGGAAACATCGGCGTAAAAGGCAGCGGCTTTGAGTTGTTGTTCTCCATCCCGGAGCAGGGGCCTGTCTCCCTGCGCAAGGACGGTAAGGAGTGGCTCTGGCGTGCCCCGACTCCGGCGTTCTGGCGTGCCAGCACCGATAACGACCGCGGCTGCGGCTTCCCGCAGCATGCCTCGGCCTGGATGGCGGCAGACGTGTTCCTGCGCAAAGAGGGCTGCACGGTGCTGGAAAAATCCGAGCAGCGGGTGCAGATTTGCTATAAATACAGCGTGCCGCTGGTGCCCGGTGCCGGCGTGGAGATCACCTATACAGTAGAGCCCCAGGCCGCCCTGCGGGTGGATGCCGTCTACCATGGTGTGCCCGGCGCGCCGGAGCTGCCTTGCTTCGGCGTGAAATTCCAGACCTTTGCCCCCGTGGCCCGCGCCCAGTGGACCGGCCTGTCCGGCGAGACTTATCCCGACCGTTACAAGGGCGGTGTATTCGGCTGCCACGAGGAAGTGCCCCACATCGCCCCGGCGCTGGTTCCCCAGGACTGCGGCCTGCACATGGACACCCAGCAGGTGGTTTTGCAGCTGGCAGACGGCAGCGAACTGACCCTGGAACAGACCGGTGAGCCGTTCGCCTTCAGCGCCCTGCCCAACACGGCCCAGGAAATCGAGGCGGCGCAGCATATTTCGGAATTGCCCAACACCGGCCGCACCAGCATCACGGTGCTTGGCGCAGTCCGTGGTGTCGGCGGTATCGACAGCTGGGGCACTGATGTAGAGAAGCCCTACCACATCCCCGGCGACCGCGACCATAGCGTGAGCTTCCGTATCGTATTCTAA
- the uidA gene encoding beta-glucuronidase, whose amino-acid sequence MYPQTNAARSVRDLSGVWDFRFNANDPWQPIAVPASYNDQSPDPEFRRHYGMAYYRTHFTVPEGARRVLRFDAVTHNAAVRLNGEEIATHRGGFLPFEADITALAQPGETVTLEVEVDNRIGHSTLPVGNEGGTAFFGSDNAGIPAVEAGKARQQMQGVNLPNFDFFNYAGITRPVHLYTTPAAYIADIALAPAMDGTLDYKINTIGDGLASIEILNDEGKVVADGKGEGGTLHVEDPHLWQPRPGTPYLYTALVKFGQDEYRQQFGFRSVEVRGHQFLINGEPFYFKGPCKHEDSAFRGRGYDACVTVTDLKLYQWLNANCLRMSHYPYAEEVYDLCDRLGIVVIDETPAVGIGAGAACDPYKTFPLKAYHSAVLRAMIDRDKNHPCVVLWSLGNEPDTEHFPQSAYDYWRPLYEQAHAQDPQDRPVTMVCCQNDYTRDITTRTMDVVCINRYYGWYNLSGDLENAAYAFQQELDFWAGIDKPLVLSEYGADTVAGLHGTAPEMFTEEFQVEYYKTINACLDSRPFVVGEWPWNFADFSTQQGPMRVGSCNRKGLFTRERTPKLAAHYFKDRWAKKQPNDR is encoded by the coding sequence ATGTATCCGCAAACCAATGCTGCCCGCAGCGTCCGGGACCTGTCCGGCGTGTGGGATTTCCGCTTCAATGCCAACGACCCGTGGCAGCCCATCGCCGTGCCCGCGTCCTATAACGACCAAAGCCCGGACCCGGAGTTCCGCCGCCACTACGGCATGGCCTACTACCGTACCCACTTTACTGTGCCAGAGGGTGCCCGCCGTGTGCTGCGGTTTGACGCCGTGACCCACAACGCCGCGGTGCGGCTGAACGGGGAGGAGATCGCCACCCATCGCGGCGGATTCCTGCCCTTTGAGGCGGACATCACCGCCCTGGCCCAGCCCGGCGAGACCGTGACGCTGGAAGTGGAAGTAGACAACCGTATCGGCCACAGCACCCTGCCCGTGGGCAACGAGGGCGGCACTGCTTTCTTTGGCTCCGACAACGCGGGCATCCCGGCGGTGGAAGCTGGCAAGGCCCGCCAGCAGATGCAGGGCGTCAACCTGCCCAACTTCGATTTCTTCAATTACGCAGGCATCACCCGCCCGGTGCATCTGTACACCACCCCGGCAGCTTACATTGCTGATATTGCCCTGGCGCCCGCAATGGATGGCACACTGGACTACAAAATCAACACGATCGGAGACGGACTTGCCAGCATTGAGATCTTGAACGACGAAGGCAAGGTGGTAGCGGATGGCAAGGGCGAGGGCGGCACCCTGCATGTGGAAGACCCCCACCTGTGGCAGCCCCGCCCCGGCACGCCCTATCTGTACACCGCCCTAGTCAAGTTCGGTCAGGATGAATACCGCCAACAGTTCGGCTTTCGCAGTGTCGAGGTGCGCGGCCACCAGTTCCTCATCAACGGTGAACCGTTCTATTTCAAAGGACCCTGCAAGCACGAGGATTCGGCTTTCCGCGGCCGCGGCTATGATGCCTGTGTGACCGTGACCGACCTGAAGCTGTACCAGTGGCTGAACGCCAACTGCCTGCGCATGAGTCACTACCCCTATGCCGAGGAAGTCTACGACCTCTGCGACCGGCTGGGCATCGTGGTCATTGATGAAACGCCTGCCGTAGGTATTGGCGCGGGGGCGGCCTGCGACCCGTACAAGACCTTCCCACTCAAAGCCTACCACAGCGCCGTGCTGCGCGCCATGATCGACCGCGACAAAAACCACCCCTGCGTGGTGCTGTGGAGCCTTGGCAACGAGCCGGACACCGAACACTTCCCCCAAAGCGCCTACGATTACTGGCGCCCGCTGTATGAGCAGGCCCACGCCCAAGACCCGCAGGACCGTCCGGTCACGATGGTCTGCTGCCAGAACGACTATACAAGGGATATTACCACCCGCACGATGGACGTAGTCTGCATCAACCGCTACTACGGCTGGTATAACCTGAGCGGCGACCTGGAAAACGCTGCGTATGCGTTCCAGCAGGAACTGGACTTCTGGGCAGGCATCGATAAGCCGCTGGTCCTCTCCGAATACGGCGCGGATACGGTGGCGGGCCTGCACGGCACCGCCCCCGAAATGTTCACCGAGGAATTTCAGGTGGAATATTACAAAACCATCAACGCCTGCCTTGACAGCCGCCCCTTTGTTGTGGGAGAATGGCCTTGGAACTTTGCGGATTTCTCCACCCAGCAGGGCCCCATGCGCGTAGGCAGCTGCAACCGCAAAGGCCTGTTTACGCGGGAGCGCACCCCCAAGCTGGCCGCCCACTACTTTAAAGACCGCTGGGCCAAAAAACAGCCCAATGACCGATAA
- a CDS encoding DUF2264 domain-containing protein, producing MELHTKSDFTALARKILNPLLPLYSAGGARLHLGDTGVTYPARTIEMEAFSRPLWALGPLWAGGGRADDFLAIYQKGLANGTDPQSPEYWGAPNDYDQLFVEMAALACAILETPENVWAPLTDARKANLAKWLDTINHHELPGCNWLLFRVLVNLALDSVGMPCDMQKAAADMAEVDKWYVGDGWYSDGPAGIKPQKDYYNPWAIQYYTVLYSVFAAKRDPARAALYRDRATKFGRQFARWFDANGAALPFGRSLTYRIGQSAFYSACIWAGLEPLPLPVMKGIIVRNLNWWLAKPIFDRDGVLTIGYGYPQQYMAEQYNAPGSPYWGLKVFLLLALPEDHPFWTAEAAPLPAELAAPGVVSQPCSDLLLQRLPDGQLNAYSPANYEKGDHGQFVEKYGKFVYSTRFGFSASRSYVQLEQAAPDSMLAFVIDGWTFVRRHSDCFILMGDRMLSRWSPFPGIRVTTELIPTEWGHVRSHTIESTIACTAYDCGFAVPKFAPGFTAAAEGGHATAQNDNCSCTVQGAAGEGFLVNAYPNTNVYDPNTVIPAVKYKIPVGSISLTTTVESHAQ from the coding sequence ATGGAACTGCATACAAAATCTGATTTTACAGCGCTGGCACGCAAAATCTTGAACCCGCTGCTGCCCCTGTACTCCGCAGGCGGTGCACGGCTGCATTTGGGTGATACCGGCGTGACCTACCCCGCCCGCACCATTGAGATGGAGGCGTTCTCCCGCCCGCTGTGGGCGTTAGGCCCCCTGTGGGCAGGCGGCGGCCGGGCCGATGACTTTCTGGCCATCTACCAAAAGGGTCTTGCCAACGGCACCGACCCGCAAAGCCCCGAATACTGGGGCGCCCCCAACGATTACGACCAGCTGTTTGTCGAGATGGCCGCCCTGGCCTGTGCCATTCTGGAAACACCGGAAAACGTCTGGGCACCCTTGACCGATGCCCGGAAAGCCAACCTTGCCAAGTGGCTGGACACCATCAACCACCACGAACTGCCCGGTTGCAACTGGCTGCTCTTCCGCGTACTGGTCAATCTGGCGCTGGATTCGGTGGGCATGCCCTGCGATATGCAAAAGGCCGCCGCCGATATGGCCGAGGTGGACAAATGGTACGTGGGCGACGGTTGGTACTCCGATGGCCCGGCAGGCATCAAGCCCCAGAAGGACTACTACAACCCCTGGGCCATCCAGTATTACACGGTGCTGTACAGCGTGTTTGCCGCCAAGCGGGACCCCGCCCGCGCAGCGCTCTACCGTGACCGCGCCACCAAGTTCGGCCGCCAGTTTGCTCGCTGGTTTGATGCAAACGGCGCGGCCCTGCCCTTCGGCCGCAGCCTGACCTACCGCATCGGGCAAAGCGCCTTCTATTCTGCCTGCATCTGGGCCGGGCTGGAACCGCTGCCCCTGCCGGTGATGAAAGGCATCATCGTGCGCAACCTGAATTGGTGGCTGGCAAAGCCCATCTTTGACCGGGACGGTGTGCTCACCATTGGTTACGGCTACCCGCAGCAGTACATGGCCGAGCAGTACAACGCCCCCGGCAGCCCTTACTGGGGGCTGAAGGTGTTCCTGCTGCTGGCCCTGCCGGAAGATCACCCCTTCTGGACTGCCGAGGCCGCGCCCCTGCCCGCGGAGCTGGCTGCGCCGGGTGTCGTCAGCCAGCCCTGTTCCGACCTGCTGTTGCAGCGCCTGCCGGACGGCCAGCTGAATGCCTACTCTCCCGCCAACTACGAGAAGGGCGACCACGGCCAGTTTGTGGAAAAGTACGGCAAGTTCGTCTACAGCACTCGGTTCGGCTTCTCCGCCAGCCGCAGCTATGTGCAGCTGGAGCAGGCCGCTCCGGACAGCATGCTGGCCTTCGTCATTGACGGCTGGACCTTTGTGCGCCGCCATAGCGATTGCTTCATCCTGATGGGCGACCGTATGCTCAGCCGGTGGAGCCCGTTCCCCGGCATCCGCGTGACCACCGAGCTGATCCCCACCGAGTGGGGGCACGTCCGCAGCCATACGATCGAAAGCACCATCGCCTGCACCGCTTACGATTGCGGCTTTGCTGTGCCCAAGTTTGCGCCGGGCTTTACCGCCGCGGCCGAGGGCGGCCACGCCACTGCTCAAAATGACAACTGCAGCTGCACCGTGCAGGGGGCGGCAGGCGAGGGCTTCTTGGTGAACGCCTACCCCAACACCAACGTGTACGACCCCAACACGGTCATCCCTGCCGTGAAATACAAGATCCCGGTGGGGAGCATCAGCCTGACCACCACCGTGGAAAGCCACGCCCAATAA
- a CDS encoding glycoside hydrolase family 88 protein, which yields MLKTYPNPVLTKAQAEQALDTAASLVRRNLPLYTDHCQNHSSVHDIYPQCENNQWTCGFWPGEIWLSYERTGDEAFKKAALTLVDSFMYRIEHKIEVDHHDMGFLYSPSCVAAYKLTGSETGRKAAILAADQLCTRFQEKGEFFQAWGALGARDNYRYIIDCLLNVPLLYWASETTGDAHYADLAHKHVTTCLGNSIRADGSTYHTFFMDPETGAPVRGATCQGYKDDSCWARGQAWGVYGTAISYRYTKRPEYLDAFRKVLAYYLDRLPDDLVPYWDMTFTSGDTEPRDSSSASIVACGLLETAKYVGKEEAAEYTTLATQMLGSVAEHYAVKEGPQGIGLVRHGTYSKKSPYNTCTPEGVDECVSWGDYFYMEALTRLTKDWELYW from the coding sequence ATGTTGAAAACCTACCCCAATCCTGTCCTGACCAAGGCACAGGCCGAACAGGCCCTGGACACCGCCGCCTCTCTGGTGCGCCGGAACCTGCCGTTGTATACCGACCACTGCCAGAACCACTCCAGTGTCCACGACATCTACCCCCAGTGCGAGAACAACCAGTGGACCTGCGGCTTTTGGCCCGGCGAAATCTGGCTGAGCTATGAGCGCACCGGCGATGAAGCCTTTAAAAAGGCTGCCCTCACGCTGGTGGACAGCTTTATGTACCGCATCGAGCATAAGATCGAAGTGGACCACCACGACATGGGCTTTTTGTACAGCCCGTCCTGCGTTGCCGCCTATAAGCTGACCGGCAGCGAGACCGGCAGAAAGGCTGCCATTCTCGCCGCCGACCAGCTCTGCACCCGCTTCCAGGAAAAAGGCGAGTTCTTCCAGGCCTGGGGCGCTTTGGGGGCGCGGGATAACTACCGCTATATCATCGACTGCCTGCTCAATGTGCCGCTGCTTTACTGGGCCAGCGAGACCACCGGCGATGCCCATTACGCCGACCTGGCCCACAAGCATGTGACCACCTGCCTGGGCAACTCCATTCGCGCCGACGGCTCCACCTACCATACCTTCTTTATGGATCCGGAGACCGGCGCCCCCGTGCGCGGCGCTACCTGCCAGGGCTACAAGGATGACAGTTGCTGGGCCCGCGGCCAGGCCTGGGGTGTCTACGGCACAGCCATCAGCTACCGCTACACCAAGCGGCCGGAATATCTGGATGCATTCCGCAAGGTGCTGGCCTACTACCTCGACCGCCTGCCCGACGATCTGGTTCCCTACTGGGATATGACCTTTACCAGCGGCGATACCGAGCCGCGGGATTCCTCCTCGGCCTCCATCGTGGCCTGCGGCCTGCTGGAAACCGCCAAATACGTGGGCAAAGAGGAAGCTGCCGAGTACACGACCCTGGCCACTCAGATGCTGGGCAGCGTGGCGGAGCACTACGCCGTCAAAGAAGGCCCCCAGGGCATCGGTCTTGTCCGCCACGGCACCTACAGCAAAAAGAGCCCCTACAACACCTGCACGCCCGAGGGCGTGGACGAGTGCGTGAGCTGGGGCGACTACTTCTACATGGAAGCCCTTACCCGCCTGACCAAAGATTGGGAACTGTATTGGTGA
- a CDS encoding carbohydrate ABC transporter permease, translating to MKVQHVVSRVLIYALLIIVAALMLVPFLWMLSASFKMNKDVFTFPIEWIPSNPRPQNYIDIWTKIPLLTFVKNTAFLTIVVTILQVLTSSFAAYAFAKLNFKGKNVLFLGYIATIAVPWQAYMVPQFMMMRSWHLNNTHLAIICLQAFSAFGVFMMKQFYEGVPTELCEAARIDGLSEYGIYARIMLPLSLPAVSTLVIFTFVNTWNDFLGPLIYLTKTELKTIQIGLRMFISQYSAEYGLIMAASVIALIPVLIVFLSLQKYFVQGVASSGLKG from the coding sequence ATGAAAGTGCAGCATGTCGTCAGCCGTGTGCTGATCTATGCGCTGCTCATCATTGTGGCGGCACTGATGCTTGTCCCGTTCCTGTGGATGCTGTCTGCATCCTTTAAGATGAACAAGGACGTTTTCACCTTCCCCATTGAGTGGATCCCCTCCAACCCGCGTCCGCAGAACTACATTGACATCTGGACCAAGATCCCCCTGCTGACCTTCGTGAAGAACACCGCATTCCTGACCATCGTTGTCACGATTCTGCAGGTGCTTACTTCCTCCTTTGCTGCCTATGCCTTCGCCAAGCTGAACTTCAAGGGCAAGAACGTGCTGTTCCTGGGCTACATCGCCACCATCGCAGTGCCCTGGCAGGCTTACATGGTGCCCCAGTTCATGATGATGCGCTCCTGGCACCTGAACAACACCCATCTGGCCATCATCTGCCTGCAGGCGTTCAGCGCCTTCGGTGTGTTCATGATGAAGCAGTTCTACGAGGGCGTCCCCACCGAATTGTGTGAAGCTGCCCGTATTGACGGCCTGTCTGAGTACGGCATCTACGCCCGCATTATGCTGCCGCTGTCTCTGCCCGCTGTCTCCACGCTGGTCATCTTCACCTTCGTCAATACGTGGAATGACTTCCTCGGCCCCCTGATCTACCTGACCAAGACCGAACTTAAGACCATCCAGATCGGCCTGCGTATGTTCATCAGCCAGTATTCGGCTGAGTACGGCCTCATCATGGCGGCATCTGTCATCGCGCTGATCCCGGTGCTGATCGTGTTCCTGTCCTTGCAGAAATATTTCGTGCAGGGCGTTGCATCCTCCGGCCTGAAGGGCTAA